Proteins encoded by one window of Alkalinema sp. FACHB-956:
- a CDS encoding TIGR01777 family oxidoreductase translates to MKVAVTGATGFVGSRLVEQLHMEGHEVIVLTRNAEQAKQRFPNSVFTRVTVVAYNPREAGDWQAVISGCDGIVNLAGEPIAEHRWTPEHKQLLLDSRILTTQHLVDAIHQATSKPSVLVNASAIGFYGTSETASFDETSPAGNDFLAEICQKWEAAAQGVTASGTRLVILRLGIVLGMGGALGKMLPPFRMFAGGPIGSGRQWFSWIHRDDVVALIMQALTQPEMQGIYNATAPNPVRMEDLCQTLGQVLQRPSWLPVPSFALEAMLGEGAKVVLEGQQVLPKQTLASGFQYTYPTVKPALEQVLAAG, encoded by the coding sequence ATGAAAGTAGCTGTAACGGGTGCCACGGGGTTTGTCGGCAGTCGATTAGTCGAACAATTGCACATGGAAGGCCATGAGGTGATTGTTTTAACCCGCAATGCAGAGCAAGCCAAACAACGATTTCCTAACTCGGTTTTTACCAGGGTGACCGTGGTGGCCTATAACCCCAGGGAAGCCGGAGACTGGCAAGCTGTCATTTCTGGCTGCGATGGGATCGTGAATTTGGCTGGAGAACCGATCGCGGAACATCGCTGGACTCCGGAGCATAAGCAATTGCTGTTAGACAGCCGTATCCTCACGACGCAGCATTTAGTAGACGCCATTCACCAAGCAACCTCTAAGCCATCGGTGTTGGTAAATGCCTCGGCGATCGGGTTCTATGGCACGAGCGAAACTGCCAGCTTTGATGAAACCAGTCCGGCGGGTAACGATTTTCTAGCAGAGATTTGCCAGAAGTGGGAGGCAGCAGCGCAGGGGGTGACGGCGAGCGGCACTCGGCTGGTGATCTTACGGCTCGGTATCGTCTTGGGCATGGGTGGGGCTCTCGGCAAAATGCTGCCCCCCTTTCGTATGTTTGCAGGCGGACCGATCGGGTCGGGGCGGCAGTGGTTTTCCTGGATTCATCGGGATGATGTGGTAGCTCTCATCATGCAGGCATTAACCCAGCCAGAAATGCAGGGCATTTACAATGCAACGGCCCCCAATCCTGTACGCATGGAAGACCTCTGTCAGACCCTAGGGCAGGTACTCCAGCGCCCCTCCTGGTTACCAGTCCCCAGTTTTGCCTTGGAAGCCATGTTGGGAGAGGGGGCCAAGGTTGTTCTAGAAGGACAGCAGGTTTTGCCGAAGCAGACCTTAGCCAGTGGATTTCAATATACCTATCCCACAGTGAAACCCGCCCTGGAGCAGGTGTTAGCAGCGGGGTAG
- a CDS encoding diacylglycerol/polyprenol kinase family protein: MIQWFASIETLGEKVAIAALWLGLVGIAATLVKQFTRADSEIVRKVVHIGTGNIILLAWWMALPTWVILAAAVLFGAIALASFFYPLLPSIDSVGRKSLGTFFYATSIGLLAAWFWPQNLPEFAVLGILIMTWGDGLAGLIGRQFGTHPYKLWGMKKSWEGSLTMALMSAVTTLLVLAAVGTPLSPLLISAVLVAIVATGLEAFSKLGLDNVTVPIGSATVAYAISLILG, encoded by the coding sequence GTGATTCAGTGGTTCGCATCAATTGAAACCCTGGGGGAAAAAGTCGCGATCGCAGCACTTTGGCTGGGTTTGGTGGGCATAGCTGCCACATTGGTGAAACAATTCACCCGTGCTGATAGTGAAATCGTGCGCAAGGTGGTTCACATTGGCACGGGCAACATTATTCTGCTGGCTTGGTGGATGGCGCTGCCCACCTGGGTGATTTTAGCGGCGGCGGTTCTGTTCGGCGCGATCGCCCTAGCCTCTTTTTTCTATCCGTTATTGCCTAGCATTGATAGCGTGGGGCGAAAAAGTTTGGGCACATTCTTCTATGCCACCAGTATTGGCCTCTTGGCCGCTTGGTTTTGGCCACAAAATTTGCCCGAGTTCGCTGTCCTCGGCATTCTCATCATGACCTGGGGCGATGGACTCGCAGGGTTAATCGGTCGCCAATTCGGCACCCACCCCTACAAACTTTGGGGAATGAAAAAAAGTTGGGAAGGATCCCTCACCATGGCGCTGATGAGTGCCGTTACGACCCTGCTCGTACTGGCTGCGGTGGGAACGCCCCTCAGTCCATTGCTCATTTCTGCTGTTTTAGTCGCGATCGTGGCCACAGGGTTAGAAGCCTTTTCCAAGCTGGGGCTGGATAATGTCACGGTTCCGATCGGCAGTGCTACCGTCGCCTATGCCATCAGTCTGATTTTGGGGTAA
- a CDS encoding DUF3038 domain-containing protein encodes MNSTVIPITAAPSFAELSLPQPPDPEQLDNIKAQLDLVLLALEAIAGIGSEAMLQSATQLGLESVVADRVALWRLRQASPLRKGQGGRKKLDVEEARALVLISCHLAKQHQELIRRAVALLEQLTEQNKPPHQASLLGDYLDTFQNTYQERMDEGDDASPEILTHLALKLLIDLMFYGGNQGARRLWSALLDRSLVHRSTHRPTSAS; translated from the coding sequence ATGAACTCCACCGTCATTCCCATCACCGCTGCCCCCTCCTTTGCAGAACTGTCTCTGCCCCAGCCCCCGGATCCAGAACAGCTTGACAATATTAAGGCCCAGTTGGATCTCGTGCTCTTGGCCCTCGAAGCGATCGCTGGGATTGGCTCCGAAGCCATGCTGCAATCGGCGACCCAACTCGGCCTGGAATCTGTAGTGGCCGATCGGGTGGCTCTGTGGCGGCTGCGACAGGCCAGTCCCCTGCGCAAAGGCCAAGGTGGGCGCAAAAAGCTGGATGTCGAAGAAGCCCGTGCATTGGTTTTAATCAGTTGCCATCTCGCCAAACAACACCAAGAACTCATCCGCCGCGCCGTTGCTCTGTTAGAACAGTTGACTGAGCAAAATAAGCCCCCCCATCAGGCTTCTTTATTAGGCGACTACTTAGACACGTTCCAAAATACTTACCAGGAACGGATGGATGAGGGGGATGACGCCTCCCCAGAGATTCTGACGCACCTCGCCCTCAAGCTCCTGATTGATTTAATGTTTTACGGTGGCAACCAAGGGGCTCGCCGTCTGTGGTCGGCCTTGCTCGATCGCTCCCTGGTCCATCGTTCGACCCACCGTCCGACTTCAGCTTCCTAA
- a CDS encoding DUF4335 domain-containing protein — protein MMTQAPPNSTVLRKYTPPTCTLEIAAKTSPLSRWIGNTALKNVRFQLSFDDPRVSEDQWVILRGDRVHLEALADVVATYVQNFLNQSSELLPQAIGSGAGLVATIEPLTTTLAAPTNSYGIALQPKGLLAHTLSLGVLANDQSGPEIHLTSTQLADLATALDEYAADVTALPTLNQPAWVQSPAAWGRVAAVALVTVGLSASLLNGLNRSNNNPQTASQPASSSDQRLALQPPPASSPLLSPPGALPPNTTLNPGSPPPPVITSTAPPTGATGTPPGNSPSNVGNGNNPAPGQVIVSQNPPASANARLENVPNAGQAAKQPPQVKEAPVPSLVDQIGSNNATASGDEAAATSQPSVSAARKSAPSAPVLDTSQAEAVEKYVQNRWKPPEGLSEGLEYVLEIYPSGELKSVTPRNEAATTYRDRTGLVEGEPITPASADGKNSTIFLRLEPNGKVSAIKQQP, from the coding sequence ATGATGACCCAAGCCCCCCCTAACAGCACTGTTCTGCGCAAGTACACGCCGCCCACCTGTACGCTGGAAATTGCCGCGAAGACCTCGCCCCTGTCCCGGTGGATTGGCAATACCGCGTTGAAAAATGTGCGGTTTCAGTTGAGCTTCGATGATCCCCGCGTCAGTGAAGATCAGTGGGTCATTCTGCGGGGCGATCGGGTTCATCTGGAAGCCTTGGCCGATGTCGTAGCGACCTATGTACAGAATTTTCTGAACCAGTCCAGTGAGTTACTGCCCCAGGCGATCGGTTCCGGCGCAGGTCTGGTTGCCACGATCGAACCCCTCACTACGACCCTGGCTGCACCGACGAATTCCTACGGCATTGCCCTACAGCCTAAAGGACTCCTAGCCCATACGCTCAGCCTCGGGGTTTTGGCCAATGACCAATCTGGCCCGGAAATTCATCTCACCTCTACCCAATTGGCCGACTTAGCTACGGCCTTAGATGAATATGCCGCTGATGTTACCGCGCTGCCCACCCTCAATCAACCGGCTTGGGTGCAGTCTCCAGCGGCTTGGGGCCGAGTGGCTGCGGTTGCGCTCGTCACCGTGGGGCTGTCGGCCTCGCTGCTCAACGGGTTGAATCGATCGAACAATAATCCCCAGACCGCCAGCCAACCTGCTAGCAGTAGCGATCAGCGCCTCGCGCTGCAACCCCCACCCGCGTCTTCGCCTCTACTGTCTCCTCCAGGTGCTTTACCCCCTAATACAACCCTTAACCCCGGCTCCCCCCCTCCGCCAGTCATCACCTCCACCGCTCCCCCCACGGGTGCAACGGGAACCCCTCCAGGGAACTCTCCTAGTAACGTAGGAAATGGCAATAACCCGGCACCGGGACAGGTTATCGTCAGCCAAAATCCACCGGCCTCTGCGAATGCCAGATTAGAGAATGTGCCTAATGCAGGTCAGGCCGCAAAACAGCCACCCCAGGTGAAAGAAGCGCCAGTCCCGTCGCTTGTGGATCAAATTGGTTCTAATAACGCCACGGCTAGTGGTGACGAGGCTGCTGCGACCAGTCAACCGTCTGTGTCTGCGGCGCGCAAGTCGGCTCCATCGGCTCCGGTGTTGGACACTTCCCAAGCGGAGGCTGTGGAAAAATATGTACAAAATCGCTGGAAGCCCCCCGAAGGATTATCCGAAGGCTTGGAATACGTTCTTGAGATCTATCCGTCGGGAGAACTGAAATCGGTGACCCCACGCAATGAAGCGGCTACAACCTATCGCGATCGCACAGGGTTGGTTGAAGGAGAACCGATTACCCCTGCATCGGCTGATGGGAAGAACAGTACTATTTTTCTGCGATTGGAGCCCAACGGCAAAGTTAGCGCGATCAAACAACAACCCTAA
- a CDS encoding serine/threonine-protein kinase codes for MADFIPIGTLIRQRYLIQQVLGQGGFGRTYLALDQERFGEGCVLKEFIVPYADEALLKKARTLFQREASTLHQIQHPQIPQFQAAFESDDRLWLVQSLVEGKTYRTWLNQRKAQGSALSESEVLLMLGKLLPVLSYLHDRRIIHRDISPDNIILQPQSSTTDPASLQGTPVLIDFGAVKEATSGLALVSSMTRVGKIGYAPPEQLQTGSVHPHSDLYALAATCLVLLTGREPQDLLDSHSLTWCWQPYTQISDRLAQVLLKMLSLHPGDRYQSAQEVWVALQPMLAGLPMTQMVVPPTAMNPHPTSPATSTNPRTAPAAQATPKSRRPTVQVPLAMPQISSMSAILASLVVVLGVGTWIFRLPIPSGTTHTLQSDNAVASTVSADLALNANGTQTILFKPGEISALVQGTLQDKPTQTYRLRAAKGQIMSVILDGSGVVMNLLKSNQEPIDGASQQTRSWTGQLPLDDEYELQITGSGSYAIDVSITPLTRSDSAAAPKSSVEKNPTNTAPKGKPTTGTKQAVRQVAIKQSSLDQNRNPGLGAQ; via the coding sequence ATGGCTGATTTTATTCCCATTGGTACGCTCATTAGGCAACGCTATCTCATCCAACAAGTCTTAGGTCAGGGCGGATTTGGTCGAACCTATCTTGCTCTGGATCAAGAACGGTTTGGAGAAGGGTGCGTTTTGAAGGAATTTATTGTGCCCTATGCCGATGAGGCACTACTGAAAAAGGCTAGGACCCTGTTTCAGCGCGAAGCCAGCACGCTCCATCAAATCCAGCACCCCCAAATTCCTCAATTTCAGGCAGCGTTTGAAAGTGACGATCGCCTGTGGCTCGTCCAAAGCCTTGTAGAGGGCAAAACCTACCGAACTTGGTTAAATCAACGGAAGGCCCAAGGGAGCGCTTTATCAGAGTCAGAAGTCTTGCTGATGCTGGGCAAACTCTTACCAGTTTTAAGCTATCTCCACGATCGTCGGATTATTCACCGCGATATTTCTCCTGACAATATTATTCTTCAACCTCAGTCATCCACTACCGATCCTGCCTCTTTGCAAGGAACACCCGTACTGATTGACTTTGGTGCAGTCAAGGAGGCCACCAGTGGTTTGGCCCTTGTTTCTTCTATGACGCGGGTTGGTAAAATTGGCTACGCACCCCCAGAACAACTCCAAACGGGTAGCGTGCATCCCCACAGTGATCTCTATGCTCTAGCTGCCACTTGTTTAGTTTTGTTAACGGGTCGGGAACCCCAAGATTTGTTAGATAGCCATAGCTTGACCTGGTGTTGGCAGCCCTACACGCAAATCAGCGATCGCTTGGCCCAGGTTTTGCTCAAAATGTTGTCCTTGCATCCCGGCGATCGCTATCAATCGGCGCAGGAAGTTTGGGTGGCGCTACAGCCGATGTTAGCGGGACTCCCCATGACTCAAATGGTGGTTCCGCCTACAGCCATGAATCCTCACCCTACCTCCCCAGCAACATCCACGAACCCAAGAACCGCGCCAGCCGCACAAGCAACCCCGAAATCACGCCGCCCAACGGTGCAAGTGCCGCTAGCGATGCCGCAAATTTCTTCAATGTCGGCGATTTTGGCCAGTCTGGTAGTAGTTTTGGGCGTCGGCACTTGGATTTTTCGGCTACCGATCCCCAGCGGAACCACCCATACCCTCCAATCCGATAATGCCGTTGCTTCCACCGTTTCTGCCGATCTGGCGCTGAATGCCAATGGAACCCAAACCATTTTGTTTAAACCGGGTGAGATTTCGGCGTTGGTTCAAGGCACCCTCCAGGATAAGCCGACCCAAACCTACCGCCTAAGAGCGGCCAAGGGACAGATCATGAGTGTCATTTTGGATGGATCTGGCGTGGTGATGAATTTGCTGAAGTCGAACCAAGAGCCGATCGATGGAGCCTCCCAGCAAACGCGGAGTTGGACAGGCCAGTTACCCCTAGATGATGAATACGAGCTGCAAATTACAGGTTCGGGATCCTACGCGATCGATGTTTCCATCACACCCTTAACCCGATCGGATTCTGCGGCGGCTCCCAAAAGCTCTGTAGAAAAGAATCCAACCAACACCGCCCCAAAAGGCAAACCAACTACTGGCACAAAACAGGCGGTTAGACAAGTTGCTATCAAGCAAAGCAGCCTGGATCAAAACCGTAATCCTGGGTTAGGCGCGCAGTAG
- a CDS encoding DUF2997 domain-containing protein, which yields METLEFIIYPDGRVQEKVTGILGASCAEVTAAIEEQLGVVLRQETTAEFFAQPVQNSQTATTQATFSDW from the coding sequence ATGGAAACGCTGGAATTTATCATCTATCCAGATGGTCGAGTTCAAGAGAAAGTGACAGGCATTTTGGGGGCTTCCTGCGCAGAGGTAACAGCTGCGATCGAAGAGCAACTAGGTGTTGTGCTTCGACAGGAAACTACGGCTGAATTTTTTGCCCAGCCTGTTCAGAATAGTCAAACAGCAACCACCCAAGCCACGTTCAGCGATTGGTAA
- a CDS encoding DUF1257 domain-containing protein, with the protein MSHFSQIKTQIRNLDSLKSALSDLGMDWKAGPSEVRGYQGSTHNAEVVIEQQNGYDIGFAWNGQEYSLVTDLQFWQQNGSVDRFIKQVTQRYAYHTIVNESSRKGFQVAEQQRNEDGSIRLVLQRWGA; encoded by the coding sequence ATGTCTCACTTTAGCCAAATCAAGACTCAAATCCGTAACCTAGATTCTCTTAAATCTGCATTGAGCGACCTTGGAATGGACTGGAAAGCAGGCCCTTCGGAAGTGCGGGGTTACCAAGGATCAACCCACAATGCGGAAGTAGTGATCGAGCAGCAGAATGGTTATGACATCGGATTTGCTTGGAATGGCCAAGAGTACTCGCTGGTGACGGATCTGCAATTTTGGCAGCAGAACGGTTCTGTAGATCGCTTTATTAAGCAAGTGACTCAGCGCTATGCGTATCACACCATTGTGAATGAGAGCAGCCGCAAAGGGTTTCAAGTTGCTGAACAGCAGCGCAACGAAGATGGTTCCATTCGCTTGGTGCTTCAGCGTTGGGGCGCTTGA
- a CDS encoding ferredoxin — translation MTDSPQPLSGTETSFPETGVVPEDLRSGLEPELGGGLRESDGCSGLEPELGGVFRQKGVYVDETTCIGCRYCAHVARNTFYIEPDYGRSRVIRQDGDSEDLIQEAIDTCPVDCIHWVNYTELQQLEEERKYQVLQPVGFPMDRATMTAQQRRRKPPRKRRPS, via the coding sequence ATGACCGATTCCCCTCAACCGCTCTCGGGTACTGAAACGAGCTTTCCCGAAACTGGCGTTGTTCCGGAAGACCTGCGTTCGGGTCTAGAACCGGAACTAGGTGGTGGTTTACGCGAAAGCGATGGCTGCTCTGGCCTAGAGCCTGAGTTGGGGGGGGTGTTTCGACAGAAAGGGGTGTATGTGGATGAAACCACCTGCATTGGCTGTCGATATTGCGCCCATGTGGCCCGTAATACGTTTTATATTGAGCCTGACTATGGGCGTTCAAGGGTGATTCGTCAGGATGGTGATTCTGAGGATCTGATTCAAGAGGCGATTGATACTTGCCCGGTGGACTGCATCCATTGGGTGAACTATACGGAACTTCAGCAACTTGAAGAAGAGCGAAAATATCAGGTCTTACAACCTGTAGGGTTTCCAATGGATCGGGCTACGATGACCGCGCAACAACGTCGCCGGAAGCCGCCCCGCAAGCGTAGGCCGTCCTGA
- a CDS encoding type II secretion system F family protein: protein MPTYVARVRDAKGNAKKEKIVAQSLGDARSALRDQGLFVQELKESESLGSALDLKKLQTSMAKVTVKDKALFSRQFAALVNAGVALVRGLGVLAEQCTNPKMKTALMDISSEIQQGTSLSDAMRKHPDCFDGLYVSMIQAGEVGGVLDEVLNRLAKLLEDVARLQNQIKSAMAYPVVVGILATLIFLGMTIFLIPIFAGIFQELGTELPAFTQMMLNISQFLRSPNVLILVVLVPLVGFAYKQYYSTRVGRETMDRFFLKMPLFGDLIQKTATARFCRTFGALTRSGVPILTCLEIVRDTAGNQVIANAVDEARREIQTGGMISIALQKEQVFPVMAIQMISIGEETGEIDAMLMKVADFYEDEVEQAVKALTSIMEPIMILLLGGMVASILLAMYLPMFKVFETLG from the coding sequence ATGCCTACCTACGTTGCCCGCGTTCGTGATGCCAAAGGAAACGCGAAAAAAGAGAAAATCGTTGCTCAATCCCTCGGAGATGCTCGTTCTGCCCTCCGGGATCAAGGACTCTTTGTTCAAGAGTTGAAAGAGAGTGAAAGTTTGGGATCCGCCTTGGATCTGAAGAAACTTCAGACATCCATGGCCAAGGTCACCGTTAAGGACAAAGCACTCTTTTCGCGTCAGTTTGCAGCTTTGGTGAATGCGGGAGTGGCATTGGTACGGGGATTGGGCGTCCTCGCAGAGCAGTGTACAAACCCAAAAATGAAAACAGCTCTGATGGACATCAGTTCCGAAATTCAGCAGGGAACTAGCTTGTCCGATGCCATGCGTAAGCACCCAGACTGTTTTGACGGGCTCTACGTCAGCATGATTCAAGCTGGAGAAGTGGGTGGGGTTCTCGATGAAGTTCTGAACCGACTAGCCAAACTGTTGGAAGATGTGGCACGGTTGCAAAACCAAATTAAGTCTGCCATGGCCTACCCTGTTGTGGTGGGTATCTTGGCAACCTTGATTTTCTTAGGCATGACCATTTTCCTGATTCCCATTTTCGCGGGCATCTTCCAAGAATTAGGCACTGAGCTACCCGCCTTTACCCAAATGATGCTCAACATTAGCCAATTTTTGAGAAGTCCTAATGTGCTGATTTTGGTCGTTTTAGTCCCCCTGGTCGGGTTTGCTTACAAGCAGTACTACAGCACCCGCGTTGGACGGGAAACCATGGATCGTTTTTTCCTCAAAATGCCTTTGTTTGGGGATTTGATCCAAAAAACGGCCACTGCCCGGTTTTGTCGAACCTTTGGTGCATTGACCCGATCGGGGGTTCCCATTCTGACTTGCTTAGAAATTGTGCGCGACACGGCTGGTAATCAAGTCATTGCCAATGCAGTAGACGAAGCCCGTCGTGAAATTCAAACTGGAGGCATGATCAGCATCGCTCTCCAAAAAGAGCAGGTGTTTCCCGTAATGGCCATTCAGATGATCAGCATTGGCGAGGAAACGGGGGAAATTGATGCCATGTTAATGAAGGTGGCGGATTTCTATGAGGATGAGGTAGAACAGGCTGTAAAAGCTCTCACCAGTATCATGGAACCCATCATGATCCTGTTGCTTGGGGGCATGGTGGCTTCAATTCTATTAGCAATGTATCTCCCCATGTTCAAAGTCTTTGAAACGCTGGGCTAG
- a CDS encoding type IV pilus twitching motility protein PilT: MELMIEDLMEQLIEMGGSDMHLTAGLPPYFRISGKLQPISDQVLSSEECQRLIFSMLNNTQRKNLEQNWELDCSYGVRGLARFRVNVYKDRGTYAACLRALSSKIPNFEKLGLPDVVREMAEKPRGLILVTGPTGSGKTTTLAAMIDLINRTRAEHILTVEDPIEFVYEPIKSLVHQRQLGEDTKSFANALKAALREDPDIILVGEMRDLETISLAISAAETGHLVFGTLHTSSAAQTVDRMIDVFPADRQTQVRVQLSNSLVAVFSQTLVSKKSPKPGEYGRVMAQEIMIVTPAISNLIREGKTAQIYSAIQTGGKLGMQTLEKVLADYYKQGAITYEAAMSKTSRPDELNRLIGGAPAGATAGSAH, encoded by the coding sequence ATGGAACTCATGATTGAAGACTTGATGGAGCAACTGATTGAAATGGGGGGCTCAGATATGCACCTCACAGCGGGGTTGCCTCCTTATTTCCGCATCAGTGGGAAGCTTCAGCCAATTAGCGATCAAGTCCTCAGCTCTGAAGAATGCCAACGGCTCATCTTTAGCATGCTGAACAACACTCAGCGGAAAAATTTAGAACAAAACTGGGAACTAGACTGCTCCTACGGGGTGCGGGGATTGGCGCGGTTTCGGGTCAACGTCTACAAGGATCGGGGCACCTATGCAGCTTGTCTCCGGGCCTTGAGTTCCAAAATTCCCAACTTTGAAAAACTGGGGTTACCCGACGTTGTGCGGGAAATGGCAGAAAAGCCTCGGGGCTTAATCCTAGTGACAGGGCCAACGGGATCGGGGAAAACCACCACACTAGCCGCCATGATTGACCTGATCAATCGCACCCGGGCGGAACATATTTTGACCGTTGAAGATCCGATCGAATTTGTGTACGAACCCATCAAGAGCCTCGTGCACCAACGGCAGCTCGGAGAAGATACCAAGAGTTTTGCTAACGCGCTCAAGGCAGCCCTACGGGAAGATCCGGACATCATTCTGGTGGGGGAAATGCGGGACTTAGAAACCATTTCCTTGGCGATTAGTGCAGCGGAAACCGGGCACTTGGTTTTTGGGACTTTGCACACAAGTTCCGCCGCCCAAACCGTCGATCGGATGATTGACGTATTCCCCGCCGATCGCCAAACGCAGGTTCGTGTTCAGCTCTCTAACTCCTTGGTGGCCGTGTTCAGCCAAACCCTGGTTTCCAAAAAGAGTCCTAAACCCGGTGAATACGGTCGGGTCATGGCGCAGGAAATCATGATTGTGACCCCGGCTATTTCTAACTTGATCCGGGAAGGTAAAACCGCTCAGATTTATTCCGCAATTCAAACCGGTGGGAAATTGGGGATGCAAACGCTGGAGAAGGTTTTGGCCGACTACTACAAGCAGGGAGCCATTACCTACGAAGCCGCCATGTCCAAAACCTCTCGACCCGATGAGTTGAATCGCTTGATTGGTGGAGCTCCCGCTGGCGCAACTGCTGGATCTGCACACTAG
- a CDS encoding GspE/PulE family protein, whose protein sequence is MTNSPSQRRALVVQNHFSPFGNKLIQAGYANQEQLQQALVESRRSGKPLTEALELITGQQLSPELIRQYKKQQLFELKILYGVESLDPEINQVSTNQIGQLIDTLIPIDLCRRYKFVPLSQSESHVLVAMVEPDNLDAQDDLNRILRAKNLSLQRLVITFEDYNHLISQYLDERVRREQQAEQQARVDVKADLEGLEDYAELQEDDSTDVDLDAAAEADAAPIVTLVNKILIKALQMGVSDIHIEPQEEFLRVRFRKDGVLQEAFEPLPKKIIPAVTARFKIISQLDIAERRAPQDGRIRRIYDGRKIDFRVNTLPSKHGEKVVLRILDNSATQLGLDKLIQDPESLQIVQEMVRRPFGLILVTGPTGSGKTTTLYSALAERNEPGVNISTAEDPIEYSLAGLTQVQVIREKGMDFAAILRAFLRQDPDVILVGETRDRETAKTAIEAALTGHLVLTTLHTNDAAGAIARLDEMGVEPFMVSGALLGVVAQRLVRRVCDECRIPYTPSQEELARFGFTSSQDTHMTLYKANTLTPQEIQEAKASGNLCPKCGGVGYKGRCGVYEVMRVTERLQILINEGAPTEQIKEVAVEEGMQTLLAYSLNLVRQGSTTLDEVERVTFTDTGLEAELRAKRKSVLSCRTCAAELKQEWLDCPYCLTPRFQDS, encoded by the coding sequence ATGACGAACTCTCCTTCCCAGCGGCGCGCCCTTGTTGTCCAGAATCATTTTTCGCCCTTCGGCAATAAGCTAATTCAGGCAGGTTATGCCAATCAGGAACAACTCCAGCAGGCCCTCGTGGAAAGTCGGCGTTCTGGAAAACCTTTAACAGAAGCGTTAGAGTTAATCACTGGGCAGCAGCTATCGCCAGAGCTCATTCGCCAATATAAGAAACAGCAGCTATTTGAACTTAAGATTCTTTACGGAGTAGAGTCCCTCGATCCGGAAATCAACCAGGTTTCGACGAATCAAATTGGTCAACTCATCGATACATTAATTCCGATCGACCTCTGTCGTCGCTATAAGTTTGTCCCCCTATCCCAATCGGAAAGCCATGTCCTAGTAGCCATGGTGGAACCGGATAATCTAGATGCGCAAGATGATCTCAATCGGATTCTTCGGGCCAAAAATCTCAGTCTTCAGCGCCTGGTCATCACCTTTGAAGATTACAACCACCTCATCTCGCAATATCTCGATGAACGAGTGCGCCGGGAGCAACAGGCCGAACAGCAGGCACGGGTTGACGTTAAGGCGGATCTCGAAGGACTGGAAGATTATGCTGAGCTCCAGGAAGATGATTCTACCGATGTCGATCTCGATGCAGCTGCCGAAGCGGATGCAGCCCCGATCGTCACACTGGTTAATAAAATTCTGATCAAAGCCCTACAAATGGGGGTCTCGGATATTCATATTGAGCCGCAGGAAGAATTTCTGCGCGTCCGGTTCCGCAAGGACGGGGTCTTGCAAGAAGCCTTTGAACCGCTTCCCAAGAAAATTATTCCTGCCGTCACCGCCCGGTTCAAAATTATCTCGCAACTAGATATTGCAGAACGGCGGGCTCCCCAGGACGGGCGGATCCGTCGTATTTATGACGGACGAAAAATTGACTTCCGGGTCAATACGCTGCCCAGCAAGCATGGCGAAAAAGTGGTTCTCCGGATTCTGGATAACTCAGCCACGCAGTTAGGTCTCGACAAGTTAATTCAGGATCCAGAATCGCTCCAAATTGTTCAAGAGATGGTTCGGCGACCTTTTGGATTGATTCTGGTCACCGGGCCTACGGGATCCGGTAAAACTACGACCCTCTATTCAGCCTTGGCAGAACGGAACGAACCCGGTGTCAACATCAGTACCGCTGAAGACCCGATCGAATATTCCTTGGCAGGGCTGACCCAAGTCCAAGTCATCCGGGAAAAAGGCATGGACTTCGCAGCGATTTTGCGGGCCTTCCTGCGGCAAGATCCCGACGTGATTCTGGTGGGGGAAACCCGGGACCGGGAAACGGCTAAGACTGCGATCGAGGCCGCACTGACGGGACACTTGGTTTTAACCACCTTGCATACCAACGACGCTGCTGGAGCGATCGCGCGACTGGATGAAATGGGGGTTGAGCCCTTCATGGTCTCCGGGGCACTGCTTGGAGTCGTGGCCCAGCGGCTTGTACGCCGAGTCTGCGATGAATGTCGCATTCCCTATACGCCCTCCCAGGAAGAACTGGCCCGATTTGGGTTTACCAGTTCCCAGGACACCCACATGACTTTGTATAAGGCAAATACCTTGACCCCCCAGGAAATCCAGGAGGCCAAAGCGTCAGGAAACCTCTGTCCAAAATGCGGCGGTGTGGGCTACAAAGGACGCTGTGGGGTCTATGAAGTTATGCGGGTGACTGAGCGCCTGCAAATCCTGATCAACGAAGGAGCCCCCACCGAACAGATCAAGGAAGTTGCGGTAGAGGAGGGCATGCAGACCCTTTTAGCCTACAGCCTCAATCTCGTACGCCAAGGGTCGACCACGCTCGACGAAGTTGAGCGGGTAACGTTCACAGATACGGGGCTAGAAGCAGAACTTCGCGCCAAACGGAAAAGTGTGCTGTCCTGTCGAACTTGTGCAGCGGAACTCAAGCAGGAGTGGCTGGATTGCCCCTACTGTTTAACACCGCGTTTCCAAGATTCCTAA